In a single window of the Oryctolagus cuniculus chromosome 2, mOryCun1.1, whole genome shotgun sequence genome:
- the POLE4 gene encoding DNA polymerase epsilon subunit 4 isoform X3 codes for MAAAVAAASGSGAPGEEEGPGGEAATSQPQVPTGAPGARLSRLPLARVKALVKADPDVTLAGQEAIFILARAAELFVETIAKDAYCCAQQGKRKTLQRRDLDNAIEAVDEFAFLEGTLD; via the exons atggcggcggcggtggcggcggcgagTGGAAGCGGGGCgcccggggaggaggaggggcctggtggggagGCGGCGACCTCGCAGCCCCAGGTCCCGACCGGTGCGCCCGGGGCTCGACTCTCGAGGCTGCCTTTGGCGCGAGTGAAGGCCTTAGTGAAGGCGGACCCCGACGTGACGCTAGCGGGACAGGAAGCCATCTTCATTCTGGCACGAGCCGCG GAGCTGTTTGTGGAGACCATCGCGAAAGACGCCTACTGCTGTGCTCAACAGGGAAAGAGGAAAACCCTGCAGAGGAGAGATCTGG ATAATGCAATAGAAGCGGTGGATGAATTTGCGTTTCTGGAAG